The genomic interval CCGGCGGATGCTCCCGATCGGCTTCGAGGGGAAAAGCCTGGTCGTGGCGATGGTGGACCCCACCGACATCTCCGCGCTTTCGGACGTGGAATTCCGCTCGGGACACCGGACCAAGGCGGTGATCCTGTCCGCCACCCAGTTCGAGCAGGCGCTGGCGTTCTTCCAGGCTCACGGGTACGGGATCGTCCCCTTGCGGCTGGAGAAGGAGGCGGGTCCCCCGAAGGGCGGCGCGCGCGTCGAGAACAACCTCGCGGGCATGCTCTCCCTGCTCCTTGCGTGGAACGGGCAGGATCTGCACCTCTCCGCGGGGGCCATCCCGTCGATCCGGGTGGACAACGAGATCCGCCGGCTCAACATCCAGGCCATGAAGCCCGCCGAGATCGAGCAGATGATCTTCTCCATCCTCACGCCGGAGCAGCGCCGGACCTTCCAGGGGCGGATGGAGCTGGACTTCGCCTTCTCCCTGCACGGGGTGGGGCGGTTCCGCTGCAACCTCTACCGCCAGCGCAATTCCATCGCCTTCACCGCCCGGCACGTCTCGGAGTCGATCCCCTCGGCCGCGGATCTCGGGCTGCCGGATTTCCTGAAGGAGTACGCCCTGAAGAACCAGGGGCTCCTCCTCGTGACCGGGCCCAACGGGCACGGGAAGTCCACCACCATGGCGTGGATGGTGGAGACGATCAACCGCGAGCGGAAGGCGAACATCATCACGATCGAGGACCCCGTCGAGTTCACTTTCCGGCACAAGAGCTCCAACGTCAATCAGCGCGAAGTCGGCACGGACACCCTCACGTTCGCCGACGGCCTGCGCCACATCTTCCGCCAGAATCCGGACGTCATCGTGATCGGGGAGCTCCGGGACTACGAGAGCATCTCCATCGCGCTCACCGCCGCGGAGACGGGGCACCTGGTGATCGGTACGCTCCATTCCCTGAACGCCACCGCGGCGGTGGACCGGATCATCGACGGCTTCCCGGCGGGCCAGCAGCAGCAGGTCCGCTCCCAGCTCGCGGAGTGCCTCCAGCTCGTGTTCTCCCAGCGGCTCCTGCGGCGCGCCGGCGGCTCCGGGAGGGTCCTGGCGTGGGAGAAGATGGCGACATCGGTCCGTGTCCGCAACGCGATCCGGGAAGGCAAGGTGCATCAGCTCCGCAGCATGATGCAGACCAACGTCGACGAGCTGGTGTCCATCGACTGGACGCTGGCGGAGCTGGTCACGGCCGGGAAGGTGAAGTACGAGGAAGCGCTGAAGTACGCCGACAACCTGAACTACCTGAACGAGCTTCTGAAGGTCCGCGGAGCGTTCAAATAACCCCGGCGCGCGGGGGAACCCGGGCGGGAGGCGGCAGCGGAAATGATCGGGAAGAAGATTCGGCTGGAGCGGATATTCGACCGGAACACCCGGCGGACGGTGATCGTGCCGCTGGACCACGGCGTGACGGTCGGGCCGATCCCGGGGCTGATCCAGATCCCCCCGGCGGCGAACCTGATCGCCGAGGGGGGCGCCAACGCGGCGGTCGTGCATCGCGGGGCCGCCATGTTCGGACACCGGGGGTACGGCAAGGACCTGGGCCTCATCCTGCACCTCTCGGCCAGCACGACCCTGTCCCCGGACTCCAACCGGAAGGTGCTGGTCGCCACCGTGGAGGACGCCCTCCAGATGGGGGCCGACGCCGTGTCCATCCACGTGAACCTGGGCGCCGACGACGAGGCGCAGATGCTGCGGGACTTCGGCAGCGTCTCGAGCGCGTGCCAGCGGTGGGGGATGCCGCTCCTGGCGATGATGTACACGCGGGGGCCGAAGATCCGGAACGAGTACGACGTCCGGTACATCCGCCACGCCGCGCGCGTCGGGGCGGAGATGGGGGCGGACATCGTGAAGGTTCCCTACACGGGTACGCCGGAGACGTTCCGCGAGGTCACGGAGGGGTGCGGCTCCCCCGTGGTCATCGCCGGCGGGGAGAAGATGGAGAGCGACGAGGACGTGCTGCGCATGGTCCACGACGCCGTCGCGGCGGGAGGCGCGGGCGCGTCGATCGGGCGCAACGTCTTCCAGCACCGTTCCCCATCCGCCATGGTGAAGGCCATCGCGGCCATCGTCCATGGGAACGCCACCCTCAAGGAGGCGATCGGTCTGGCCAAGGCGAGGGCTCGTTGAGCATCCCCCGGATCTGGGCGCGGATCGTCCCCTGGGACAAGGAGGCGGCGGTTTCCGCCATCGAATCGGGAGTGGATGCGCTGTGGGTGCCGGACGGCTGCGCCGAAAAGGCACGCGCGCTCGGACGCGTGACGACGATCTGCTCCGACGGGGATCTCCGCGAGGGGACCCACTTCCGGGTCACCCGGATCGAGCGGAAGGAGGACGAGGCGCGGATCGCCGCCTCCCCGCCGGGCGCCGCCTGGGTGGTCTACCCCGGTGAGGGGGAGATCATCCCGCTGGAGAACCTGGTCGCCCTGGGCCGGACGATCCTCGTCGTGGCCAGGACGCCGGCCGACGTGACGCTCTACCGGGGGGTCCTGGAGCGGGGAGTGTACGGGCTGGTGCTCGACAGCCCCGATCCCGCGGGGGTTCGGGCGCTGGCCGGGGCCGCCGGGGCGCGCGCGGAGGACGTGGCCCTCGCCGCGGCGAAGGTCACCGAGGTGGCCGCCCTGGGCATGGGCGACCGGGTGTGCGTGGACACCTGCACGTGGATCGAAGGGAGCCGGGGGATGCTGGTCGGCAACGGGAGCGCGGGGCTGTTCCTGGTGTGCGCGGAGAACGTCCCCAACCCGTACGTCCTTCCCCGCCCGTTCCGCGTCAACGCCGGGGCGGTCCATTCGTACTGCCGCATCCCGGGAGGCCGCACCGCCTACCTGTCCGACCTGGCTTCGGGCTCCGAGGTCCTGCTCGTGGACGAGTCGGGGAAAGGCGAGATCGCGTACATCGGCCGCGTGAAGGTGGAGCGGCGCCCGCTCCTGCTGATCCGGGCCGTCGCGCCGTCCGGCGAGGAGCATTCCGTCGTACTGCAGAACGCAGAGACGATCCGGCTCGTGGGACCGGGCGGGGCCGCCGCTTCGGTCGCCCGGATCCGCGCCGGGGACGAAGTGCTGCTGATGGAAGGACGCGCCGGCAGGCACTTCGGCATTGCGGTGGAGGAAACGATCCGGGAAAAATAACGGCTGCGCGACCCGGACCGCGGTAAACTTAATAATTGTAGAGTCGCAGGCGGTTTCCGAAAGGGGGAAACATGTTCGGACTGGGTCTGCCGGAGCTCCTCATCATCCTCGTGATCGTTGTGCTGATCTTCGGGGCGGGGCGTCTGCCCCAGCTCGGCGCCGGAATCGGCGAGGGGATCCGGAACTTCAAGAAGTCGATGAAGGAAGAGAAGGGCGACGGGAGCGGCAAGGGCAAGAATGAGATAGACGTCACCCCGCGGGGCGACGATTCAGGGAAGAAATAACCGGGATTTCCGCTTCAGCGATTAAAAGGGGGGGGCAGGCTCCCCCCCCTCCTTTTCCCTTCCATCAGTTCGCGTCCTTCGCCTCCAGGCGGTAGCTGTCGATCTGCTCCCTGGGAGGGGCGTCGAAGAACATTACCATGAACGGTACCGCCTTCCCCGGAGCGACGTCCATGTTCGCGAGCCGCTCCCCGAGCGGATTCGCCATCGTCTTCTCGAGAGTCGGACGGTCCGCAGCCTGGAGCTTTTCCGCGGAGATCGTGTTGCCGGCGAAAACCGCCTGTTCCATCAGGACATTTCCGGTATTGTCCAGCAGCGAGGCATGGATCCGGATTCCGCTTTTCCCCGCCGTGGAGAGATTGGTCACCTGCCCCTCGATGACGAGGATCTGCGGAGAAGCGGCGCCGCTGACGTAGTACGGGATCCGCTCCCGCACTTCGTACCGGGATTCCGCCTTGACGGGCGCCGTCCCGCCGAACAGGGCCGCGATGCGGGGGAACAGATCGCCGATCGCCTTCTTCCCCGGACCGGTGAGCCCGAAGAAACCGGCCGCCCCGAGGACGGCCGCCAGCGCGAGGATGCCTGCGATCCGCCCGATCCGGAGAGGCGGACGTTCGACGGCGGGCCTCGGCGCCGGCTCCCGTTCCGCCGCGGCGGCCGGGGAAAGTTCCCGCGGCTCGTCCTCCCGGTACGGCGGCGCCTCGATCTCCGGGGACTCGGCCTCGGGCGTGACGTTTCCCTGGAGGGCGATCTCCTCTTCTTCCCGCGGCGCAGGGAGGTGTCGGTCCGGTGGAGCGGCGACGGACGTCGGTTCGAGCGAGAGGGGAGGCTCGGCGGCCGCCGGCGTTTCCGCGATCGACAGAGAGATGTCGGACCCTTGACCGATATCCGCCTCGCGCACCTGCGTCTGGAGGTATTCGACGGTCTCCGAATCGCCGACGAGGAATCCCGCGTCCGCCGGCGGGGGAGCGGCGGGTTCCTCCGCGGGCGGTACGTCGAAGGCCAGCTCCGCCGGAGGCTCGAACGCGATTTCCGCCGGAGGCTCGAACGCGATTTCGGCCGGAGGCTCCCATGCGGGCGGCTCCTCCTTCGGCGGTTCCGGGGGCGGCTCCGGAGGCGGCCCGCTGAGGAGCGCCTCGAACGCGAGGTCCACCTCGTCCTTCGCCGGGGCCTCCGTCGGCCGCGCGGCCGGCCCGGGGAAGGGTATCAGGTTGTCGGGAGGCGGCGCGATGTCCTCGACGGGCGGTTCCTTGAGGACGACGATCTGGTCCCCGCACTTCCGGCATTTCACGCGGGCGCCCCGTCCCTTTATCTTCGTTTCGTCGAGACGGAACCGTGCGCCGCAGCTCTTGCACTCGATGATCATTCGCGTCCTCCGGATCTTGGTGTGACGTGTTTCCGTTGGGTCAATTCGTAGATATGCGGCAATTCCCGGCCCAGGTCGGCGTAGTCCATGCCGTAACCGACGAGGAACCCGCTTCCGGCGCGGAAGCCGGGGAAATCGACGGTGGTGCCCGCCTCGCGGCGCGTCCGCTTGTCCACGAGGGCGCAGAAACGCACCGAACGCGGGCCCTTCCGCTCGAAATGCCGGCGCAGCGCGCGGACGGTCCGGCCCGTGTCGACGATCTCCTCCACCACGAGGACGTGCTTCCCCGCCGCGTCCGTCTCGATGTCCTGCGCGAGGCGCGCCTTTCCCCGGGGGATAGTGCCCCCGCGGTAACTGGACATCCGGACGAAGTCGATGACGGCCGGCACGGTGATCTCGCGCGCCAGGTCGGCGAGGAAGAACAGGGAGCCCTTCAGCACGCCGACGAGGAGCAGCCCGGACCCGGCGTCGGCGTACGCGCGGTCGATCCGGCGGGCGATCGCCGTCACCTTCCGGCGGATCTGCTCCTCGGTGTACCGCCGGCGAAGACCGTTCCCTGGCCTCAAAAGGTCGTCCCCTCCCCGATGGCTGACTCCGACTATATGGAATTTCCTTCCCGGACTCAAGACGTTGCGGCGCGCAGCGCGGCCTCCCTGCGCCGTCCCCCGAGGGCGCAGAGGAGGATCCCCAGCTCGAAGAGCGCGTACATGGGGACGGAGACCAGGATCTGCGACACCACGTCGGGCGGCGTGAGCACGGTGGCGAGAAGGAGCGCGCCCAGAATGGCGCCCTTGCGCCATTTCCGCAGGAATGACGCGGAAAGGATCCCTCCGCGCCCCGCCAGGTACAGGACGAGCGGCAGCTCGAACATCACGCCGAAGATCAGGAGGAGGCGCAGCACCAGGGAGAGCGTTTCCTTCATCGACGGCATCGGGACCACGACATTCCTCCCGAAGGAGAGGAAGAAGGTCATGATCGACGGGACCGCGATGAAGTACGCGAAGGCCATCCCCGCCAGCATCCCGAGGGTCGTCCAGAATGCGAACATGACGACGAGCTTTCTTTCCTTGGAGTACAGGCCAGGGCTGACGAACCGCCACACCTGGTAGAAGATGACGGGGGAGGCGAGGACGAATCCCCCCCACAGCGCCAGCTTGAAATAGGTGAGGAACGCTTCGGTGAGCTCGGTGAATATCATGCGGGAGTCCGCCGGCAGCGCCCCGGTCACCGGCCGGAGGAGCTCCCGGTAGATCTCCGCGGAGAAGTTGTAGCACAGCGCGGTGGCGACGCCGAAGGCGATCAGCGAGCGGAGCAGCCGGGAGCGGAGTTCTTCGAGGTGCTCGGTGATGGGCTGGCGGATCTCTTCCTGCGGCGTCTCCAAGGGGCGTCAGTCCTGCCGCGGCGGGGGAGGCGCCTGTTCCGTTCCGGCGGGCGGCGCGGGGGCATCCGGCTCCTTGGGAGGGATCTGCGGCTGCGGCGGCTCCGCGCCCTTCGGCGGCTCTTCCTCCTGCGCCGTCTCTTCCTCCTTCACCGCCTCCTCGATCCCTTTCTTGACTTCCTCGGACGCCTTCTTGAACTCCGCGATCCCTTTCCCCAGGCTCTTGGCCAGGTCGGGCAGACGTTTCGGTCCGAAGACGATCAGGACCACGACAAGGATGATGATCATCTCCTGGAAGCCGATGCCGAACATGCATTCCTCTCGTCGAGCAGCGTCTGGGGGAATCGTAACCCACATTATACTTCGCGTGCGCGGCAAGTCCACGGCGGGGAAGGAGAATGGGAAGGGGGATATCCGATCGGATAAGGGGATATCCGATCGGGGATCGGGCGGCGGCGGGGGGAGTGGACGGGAACGCGCAAGTCGCCGATTCGAAACGGCATCGTATCCGGCACGGCTATTGAAGGTATTTTCCTGTTCCCCGCAGGAATCCACGCCGGTTCATGAGAGGATGACGATGTTCCTCGGCATCGATGTCGGCTCGATCAGCATGAAGTTCGCCCTGTTCCTCGAAAACGGGGAAGACAATCCGCCCGCGGAGGTCCTGGCGAAGTTCCTCTCCCCCGAGCCGGTGGCCCTGGGAGCGGCGGGGAGAGGATACGTCCTCTCCTACGACCGGATCCTGGGCGATCCGATGCGGAAGGTCCCCGAGCGGCTCCGGCGATGGATCGATGTCCTGGGAGAGGACCGGATCGCCGGGATTTCGATCACCGGGAGGAGCGGGCGCCAGTTGGCGCCGCGGGTCGGCGGAGTCTACGAGAACGATTTCCGTTGCCTGGTGAAGGCCGTGACGGCCTCCCATCCGGAGGTCCGCACGATCTTCGAGATGGGCGGAGAAAACGCGAAGGTCATCCGCCTCGAGCCCGCGGGCAGGGACGGGGCCCTGACCATCCGGGACTACGACTCCAACGGCGACTGCGCGGCGGGCACCGGGTCGTTCATCGACCAGCAGGCCCACCGGATGAAGATCGAGGTGGAGACCATCGGGGACATGGTGGCCCAGGCGGCCAGCGCCGCGCGGATCGCGGGGCGCTGCTCGGTTTTCGCCAAGACCGACATGATCCACGCGCAGCAGAAGGGGTATTCCCCGGAGGAGATCCTCAAGGGCCTCTGCGAGGCGGTGGCTCGCAATTTCAAGAGCAACATCAACAAGGGGAAGGACCCCGTCCCGGCGATCGCGCTGGTCGGCGGCCTCTTCGGGAATACCGGCGTGGTCCGGGCGATCGGGGACGTTTTCGGCCTCGAAGCGGGGCAGACGGTGCTCCCGAAGGGATACGCCCATATGGGGGCGCTCGGCGCCGCGATGTCGGCCTCGGAGGCGGACCGGGAGCGGGGGAGCTGCCGCGCGTCCGTCGAGCGGACCGGAGGCGATGAGACCGGGGAGCAGCCGTTCCCCTCATGGCCTCCTCTCACCACGGAGAACGTCGTGTTCCTCCGGGACCGCGTGCGGCCGGCGCCGCCGCCTGCCGGCAGGCCCGAGGTCTTCCTGGGGATCGACATCGGCTCCGTTTCCACGAACTTCGTCCTGCTCGACCGGCAGGGAAATTTGCTCAAGGAGATCTACGTCCGCACCCAGGGACGGCCCGTCCAGGTGGTGACCGACGGCCTGAAGGAGCTCCAGGACGAGTTCGGCGACGGGGTCCGGATCCGCGGCGTGGGGACCACCGGCTCGGGCCGCGAGCTGATCGGCGAGCTGGTCGGCGCCGACACCGTCCAGGACGAGATCACCGCGCATAAAACCGGGTCCACGTTCATCGCCGACCGGTTCTTCGGCGTCCCCGTGGATACCATCTTCGAGATCGGCGGGCAGGATTCCAAGTACATCGGGCTGGACAACGGCGTCGTCACCGATTTCGCCATGAACGACGCGTGCGCCGCGGGCACCGGCTCGTTCCTCGAGGAGCAGGCGGAGCGGCTGGGGATCCGGATCAAGGGGGAGTTCGCGGAGCTGGCGCTCTCCTCCGCGGCGCCGGTCCGCATGGGGGAGCGGTGCACCGTCTTCATGGAGCAGGACCTGAACAACTACCTTAACCGGGGCGCGCGGAAGGACGACCTCGTCGCGGGGCTGGCCTACTCCGTGGTGATGAACTACCTGAACCGCGTCGTGCGGGGGCGGAAGATCGGCGAGACGATCTACTTCCAGGGCGGCACGGCCTACAACGACGCGGTGGCCGCGGCCTTCTCGCAGGTGCTCGGCCGGAAGATCATCGTTCCGCCGCACAACGGCGTGATCGGTGCGATCGGGATGGCGCTCCTGGCGCGCGACCGGATCCGGGCCACCGGTGAGGCGACGAAGTTCCGCGGCTTCGACCTGTCGAAAGTCGACTACCGGCGGCGGGAGTTCGTCTGCAGGGGGTGCAGCAACTGCTGCGACATGCAGGAGATCCGGATCGGCGAGAGCCGGACCTACTGGGGCGACAAGTGCTCCGAGAAGTTCCGCAAGCCCGCCCGGACCGACGCCCGTCCGGTGATCGAGGACCTCGTGGGGAAGCGGACCGCCTGGTTCGACCGGGCGGTGGAGGAGACTCCGGAAAGAGGGCCGCGGGGCACCGTCGGCTTCCCCCGCGCGATGTACTTCTACGAGCGGTTCCCCTTCTGGAGGGCGCTCCTCTCCCGCATGGGCTTCGGGGTAAAGGTGTCCCCCCGGACGGACAAGGCGATCGCGCGCGAGGGGCTCGAGCGCACCGTGGCCGAGCCGTGCTATCCCATCCAGGTCGCCCACGGGCACGTGTCGGCGCTGCTCGACGCCGGGATCGATTTCCTGTTCCTGCCGAACCAGATCAACTCGGAGACGGCGCACACGCACACGGAATCGCACTTCTGCCCGTGGGGGCAGACGCTCCCGTTCGTGATCGCCGGCGTTCCCAAATGGGAGAAGGAGCTCCGGCAGAAGCTGCTGTCCCCGACCATCCGGTTCCGCGACGGCGAGGACTACCTGGTGGAGGACCTGCACGACTGCTTCGGCCCGCTGGGCGTGTCGCGCAGGGAGATCCGCGAGGGGATCCGCGAGGGGTACCGGGAGCAGGCGAAGCTCGGGGTCTTCCTGCACGCCGCGGGGAAGGACGCCGTGGAGCGGATCGCGCAGGCCGGGGCGGACGCGATCGTCCTTCTCGGGAGGCCGTACAACCTCTACGACCGGGACATCAACCTGAACATCCCCGCGAAACTGCGCGACCAGTACGGCGCGAACGTGGTGCCGATCGACTTCCTCCCGGTCGACGATATCGACATCCGCGACGTGAACGAGAACATGTTCTGGAATTACGGCCGCAAGATCATCGCGGCCGCGAAGTGGTGCCGGAGCCACCCGAAGTTCCACACGATCTACGTCACCAACTTCAAGTGCGGCCCCGACTCCTTCGTGCGGCACTTCATCACGAGGGCGTCGGGCGCGCCGTACCTGACGCTGCAGTTCGACGGCCACGGCAACGACGCCGGGTACATGACCCGGTGCGAAGCCTATCTCGACAGCAAGGGGGTTCTCCGCCCATGGGCGAAGCCGTGAGCGGCTCTCCGCTGTCCGGCAGGACGGTCTACATCCACCCGATGACGGATGCCGGCGTGCGGGCCATCGCCTCGGCGTTCCGGTCGGTCGGGATCCGTGCGGAGGCGATGCCGCCCTCCGACGACGAAACGCTGCTCCTGGGAGGGCGCCATTCCTCGGGCGAGGAGTGCCTGCCGCTGAAGATCACCCTGGGGGACACCCTCAAGCTCCTGGTGCACGGGAAGGTCTCCCCCGACCGGATGGCTCTCCTCATGCCGACCTCGGACGGCCCCTGCCGCTTCGGGCAGTACGGGCCGTACATCAAGGGAGTCCTGGGGGAGATGGGATACGGCGGCGTCCTGGTCGTCTCGCCGACCTGCAAGGACGGCTACAGCGGCATCGGCGACCACGCGGACGAGCTGCTGCGCACGGCGTGGCGGGCCATGGTGGGCGCCGAGCAGCTCACCAAGCTCCTGCTGCGTATCCGCCCCTACGAGACCGTGAAGGGGGCGGCGGACGCGGCGTACCGGGAGGCGCTTTCCGGCTTCTGCGAAGCCGTCGAGGTCCGGGGGAAGGGGAGTTCGGACCGGATGGAGCGGATGAAGAAGGCGCTGGCGGCGGGGCGCGCGCTGCTCCACGCGGTGCCGGCCGATCTCTCCGTCCCCAGGCCGCTGGTGGGGATCGTGGGGGAGATCTTCTGCCGCCTCAACCGCTTCAGCAACGACGACGTGGTGCGCAAGGTCGAGGAGGCGGGCGGCGAGTGCTGGATCTCGGACGTCAGCGAGTGGCTCTGGTACACCAACGCGAACCATATCCGGCGGCTGAAGCGGTTCCGGAAGCACTTGACGATGGAGATGTTCGGGGCGAAGCTGAAATGGCACTTCCAGCATCGGGACGAGATGGATCTGTCCTCCGTGTTCGGGACCGATTTCCGGGGGTACGAGGAGCCGCACGACATCCGGGAGATCCTCGAGCTGGCCAGGCCGTACCTTCTGCCCGAAGGCGCGCTGGGCGAGATGCTCCTGTCGGTGGCCAAATCGGTGTACCTCTTCGGCAAGGGAGCGGACGGCGTGCTCGACATCAACCCGTTTTCCTGCATGAACGGCATCGTCTCCGAGGCGGTCTATCCCCGCCTGTCGCGCGACTGCGACGGCTTCCCCGTGCGGGTGCTTTACTACGACGGGACGCAGAAGGACCGCCGGTACGAGCTCGACATCTTCATGGACCTCGTGCGGGAGTACTCCGCGAGGAAGCGGATCGGCCGCGTCCTCCCCCCCGGGATGGGGAAGGACGCGGTGAAACGGTGAAGATCGCCGTCCT from Thermodesulfobacteriota bacterium carries:
- a CDS encoding PilT/PilU family type 4a pilus ATPase — its product is MMAEKKLKIGEILVSAGIIQREQLNDALRSQNQLGGTLGENLIRLGFLTEGDLLKALSEQMGLQHVNLTKVEVPVAVQRLVNMDTVRLRRMLPIGFEGKSLVVAMVDPTDISALSDVEFRSGHRTKAVILSATQFEQALAFFQAHGYGIVPLRLEKEAGPPKGGARVENNLAGMLSLLLAWNGQDLHLSAGAIPSIRVDNEIRRLNIQAMKPAEIEQMIFSILTPEQRRTFQGRMELDFAFSLHGVGRFRCNLYRQRNSIAFTARHVSESIPSAADLGLPDFLKEYALKNQGLLLVTGPNGHGKSTTMAWMVETINRERKANIITIEDPVEFTFRHKSSNVNQREVGTDTLTFADGLRHIFRQNPDVIVIGELRDYESISIALTAAETGHLVIGTLHSLNATAAVDRIIDGFPAGQQQQVRSQLAECLQLVFSQRLLRRAGGSGRVLAWEKMATSVRVRNAIREGKVHQLRSMMQTNVDELVSIDWTLAELVTAGKVKYEEALKYADNLNYLNELLKVRGAFK
- a CDS encoding 2-amino-3,7-dideoxy-D-threo-hept-6-ulosonate synthase — protein: MIGKKIRLERIFDRNTRRTVIVPLDHGVTVGPIPGLIQIPPAANLIAEGGANAAVVHRGAAMFGHRGYGKDLGLILHLSASTTLSPDSNRKVLVATVEDALQMGADAVSIHVNLGADDEAQMLRDFGSVSSACQRWGMPLLAMMYTRGPKIRNEYDVRYIRHAARVGAEMGADIVKVPYTGTPETFREVTEGCGSPVVIAGGEKMESDEDVLRMVHDAVAAGGAGASIGRNVFQHRSPSAMVKAIAAIVHGNATLKEAIGLAKARAR
- a CDS encoding 3-dehydroquinate synthase II yields the protein MSIPRIWARIVPWDKEAAVSAIESGVDALWVPDGCAEKARALGRVTTICSDGDLREGTHFRVTRIERKEDEARIAASPPGAAWVVYPGEGEIIPLENLVALGRTILVVARTPADVTLYRGVLERGVYGLVLDSPDPAGVRALAGAAGARAEDVALAAAKVTEVAALGMGDRVCVDTCTWIEGSRGMLVGNGSAGLFLVCAENVPNPYVLPRPFRVNAGAVHSYCRIPGGRTAYLSDLASGSEVLLVDESGKGEIAYIGRVKVERRPLLLIRAVAPSGEEHSVVLQNAETIRLVGPGGAAASVARIRAGDEVLLMEGRAGRHFGIAVEETIREK
- the tatA gene encoding twin-arginine translocase TatA/TatE family subunit encodes the protein MFGLGLPELLIILVIVVLIFGAGRLPQLGAGIGEGIRNFKKSMKEEKGDGSGKGKNEIDVTPRGDDSGKK
- a CDS encoding zinc-ribbon domain-containing protein, translated to MIIECKSCGARFRLDETKIKGRGARVKCRKCGDQIVVLKEPPVEDIAPPPDNLIPFPGPAARPTEAPAKDEVDLAFEALLSGPPPEPPPEPPKEEPPAWEPPAEIAFEPPAEIAFEPPAELAFDVPPAEEPAAPPPADAGFLVGDSETVEYLQTQVREADIGQGSDISLSIAETPAAAEPPLSLEPTSVAAPPDRHLPAPREEEEIALQGNVTPEAESPEIEAPPYREDEPRELSPAAAAEREPAPRPAVERPPLRIGRIAGILALAAVLGAAGFFGLTGPGKKAIGDLFPRIAALFGGTAPVKAESRYEVRERIPYYVSGAASPQILVIEGQVTNLSTAGKSGIRIHASLLDNTGNVLMEQAVFAGNTISAEKLQAADRPTLEKTMANPLGERLANMDVAPGKAVPFMVMFFDAPPREQIDSYRLEAKDAN
- the hpt gene encoding hypoxanthine phosphoribosyltransferase, giving the protein MRPGNGLRRRYTEEQIRRKVTAIARRIDRAYADAGSGLLLVGVLKGSLFFLADLAREITVPAVIDFVRMSSYRGGTIPRGKARLAQDIETDAAGKHVLVVEEIVDTGRTVRALRRHFERKGPRSVRFCALVDKRTRREAGTTVDFPGFRAGSGFLVGYGMDYADLGRELPHIYELTQRKHVTPRSGGRE
- the tatC gene encoding twin-arginine translocase subunit TatC; this encodes METPQEEIRQPITEHLEELRSRLLRSLIAFGVATALCYNFSAEIYRELLRPVTGALPADSRMIFTELTEAFLTYFKLALWGGFVLASPVIFYQVWRFVSPGLYSKERKLVVMFAFWTTLGMLAGMAFAYFIAVPSIMTFFLSFGRNVVVPMPSMKETLSLVLRLLLIFGVMFELPLVLYLAGRGGILSASFLRKWRKGAILGALLLATVLTPPDVVSQILVSVPMYALFELGILLCALGGRRREAALRAATS
- the tatB gene encoding Sec-independent protein translocase protein TatB, with the translated sequence MFGIGFQEMIIILVVVLIVFGPKRLPDLAKSLGKGIAEFKKASEEVKKGIEEAVKEEETAQEEEPPKGAEPPQPQIPPKEPDAPAPPAGTEQAPPPPRQD
- a CDS encoding acyl-CoA dehydratase activase, translating into MTMFLGIDVGSISMKFALFLENGEDNPPAEVLAKFLSPEPVALGAAGRGYVLSYDRILGDPMRKVPERLRRWIDVLGEDRIAGISITGRSGRQLAPRVGGVYENDFRCLVKAVTASHPEVRTIFEMGGENAKVIRLEPAGRDGALTIRDYDSNGDCAAGTGSFIDQQAHRMKIEVETIGDMVAQAASAARIAGRCSVFAKTDMIHAQQKGYSPEEILKGLCEAVARNFKSNINKGKDPVPAIALVGGLFGNTGVVRAIGDVFGLEAGQTVLPKGYAHMGALGAAMSASEADRERGSCRASVERTGGDETGEQPFPSWPPLTTENVVFLRDRVRPAPPPAGRPEVFLGIDIGSVSTNFVLLDRQGNLLKEIYVRTQGRPVQVVTDGLKELQDEFGDGVRIRGVGTTGSGRELIGELVGADTVQDEITAHKTGSTFIADRFFGVPVDTIFEIGGQDSKYIGLDNGVVTDFAMNDACAAGTGSFLEEQAERLGIRIKGEFAELALSSAAPVRMGERCTVFMEQDLNNYLNRGARKDDLVAGLAYSVVMNYLNRVVRGRKIGETIYFQGGTAYNDAVAAAFSQVLGRKIIVPPHNGVIGAIGMALLARDRIRATGEATKFRGFDLSKVDYRRREFVCRGCSNCCDMQEIRIGESRTYWGDKCSEKFRKPARTDARPVIEDLVGKRTAWFDRAVEETPERGPRGTVGFPRAMYFYERFPFWRALLSRMGFGVKVSPRTDKAIAREGLERTVAEPCYPIQVAHGHVSALLDAGIDFLFLPNQINSETAHTHTESHFCPWGQTLPFVIAGVPKWEKELRQKLLSPTIRFRDGEDYLVEDLHDCFGPLGVSRREIREGIREGYREQAKLGVFLHAAGKDAVERIAQAGADAIVLLGRPYNLYDRDINLNIPAKLRDQYGANVVPIDFLPVDDIDIRDVNENMFWNYGRKIIAAAKWCRSHPKFHTIYVTNFKCGPDSFVRHFITRASGAPYLTLQFDGHGNDAGYMTRCEAYLDSKGVLRPWAKP